One genomic region from Caballeronia sp. M1242 encodes:
- a CDS encoding alpha/beta fold hydrolase, translating into MPYVTTKDNVEIFYKDWGPKDAQPIVFHHGWPLSSDDWDAQMLFFVQKGYRVIAHDRRGHGRSTQVSDGHDMDHYAADAFAVVEALDLRNAVHIGHSTGGGEVARYVAKHGEPAGRVAKAVLVSAVPPLMLKTEANPEGLPLDVFDGFRKALADNRAQFFVDVPAGPFYGFNRPGATAHQGVIQNWWRQGMMGSAKAHYDGIKAFSETDQTEDLRAISVPTLVLHGEDDQIVPIADAALKSIKLLKNGTLKTYPGFSHGMLTVNAETLNADLLAFIQS; encoded by the coding sequence ATGCCGTACGTCACAACGAAAGACAACGTCGAAATCTTCTACAAGGACTGGGGTCCGAAGGATGCGCAGCCGATCGTCTTCCATCACGGCTGGCCGTTGTCTTCCGACGACTGGGACGCGCAGATGCTCTTCTTCGTGCAGAAGGGTTATCGCGTGATCGCTCATGACCGGCGCGGTCATGGCCGCTCGACGCAGGTTTCGGACGGACACGACATGGACCACTACGCGGCGGACGCCTTCGCCGTCGTCGAGGCGCTCGACCTGCGCAATGCGGTGCACATCGGCCATTCGACCGGCGGCGGGGAAGTGGCGCGCTATGTGGCGAAGCACGGCGAACCGGCGGGGCGCGTCGCCAAGGCCGTGCTCGTCAGCGCCGTGCCGCCGCTCATGCTCAAGACCGAAGCGAATCCCGAAGGCCTGCCGCTCGACGTGTTCGACGGCTTCCGTAAGGCGCTCGCCGACAACCGCGCGCAGTTTTTCGTCGATGTTCCCGCGGGTCCGTTTTACGGATTCAATCGTCCGGGCGCGACCGCGCATCAGGGCGTGATCCAGAACTGGTGGCGCCAGGGCATGATGGGTAGCGCCAAGGCGCACTACGACGGCATCAAGGCGTTCTCCGAGACCGACCAGACGGAAGACCTGCGCGCCATCTCCGTGCCGACGCTCGTGCTGCACGGCGAAGACGATCAGATCGTGCCCATCGCCGATGCCGCGTTGAAGTCGATCAAACTGCTCAAGAACGGCACGCTGAAGACGTATCCCGGCTTCTCGCACGGCATGTTGACGGTCAACGCGGAAACGCTCAACGCGGACCTTCTCGCGTTCATTCAGTCCTAA
- a CDS encoding MOSC domain-containing protein, producing the protein MPLNPDSPLTRLMLAPVRSGKVVWIGLRAARRVPLVEVRSVRASTDGGLEGDHYSRTRGNRQVTLIAAESLRAIASHLGRERVSPLDLRRNIVTDGINLNALKDRQVRIGSAVLFVTGECHPCSRMEETFGVGGYNAVRGFGGVTARVVEEGVIETGSLVEPVGLLQP; encoded by the coding sequence ATGCCGCTCAATCCCGATTCCCCTCTGACCCGGCTCATGCTCGCGCCGGTTCGCTCGGGCAAAGTCGTATGGATCGGCCTGCGCGCCGCGCGGCGCGTGCCGCTCGTCGAAGTGCGCTCAGTTCGCGCATCGACAGACGGAGGGTTGGAAGGCGATCACTACAGCCGCACGCGCGGCAATCGGCAAGTCACGCTCATCGCAGCTGAAAGCCTGCGGGCGATTGCGAGCCATCTCGGGCGCGAGCGCGTGTCGCCACTGGACCTTCGGCGCAACATCGTTACAGACGGCATCAACCTGAACGCGCTGAAGGACCGGCAGGTCCGCATCGGCAGCGCGGTCCTTTTCGTGACCGGTGAATGTCATCCCTGTTCGCGGATGGAAGAAACCTTCGGCGTGGGCGGATACAACGCCGTGCGAGGCTTCGGCGGCGTCACGGCGCGCGTCGTCGAAGAGGGCGTCATCGAGACGGGCAGTCTGGTCGAGCCGGTCGGTCTTCTGCAACCGTGA
- a CDS encoding class II glutamine amidotransferase produces MCRWLAYSGNPLQLETVLFNAKHSLIDQSLHARLGQTTTNGDGFGIGWYGHPTDIPFRYRCIQPAWSDRNLREAARAIHAPLFVAHIRAATGTPSQETNCHPFRYGRWLFMHNGLVRNFPALRRDLMVAVAPELFPSIEGSTDSEVLFFLALTFGLAHAPVTALKRMVAFVEDTARRHGVADPLNMTVCATDGEQIVAVRYSSERQSRSLFHNTSFRHLHELYPDDPRIAMTGEDAFLVVSEPLADLPGWWQEIPESTVVVAQGGEVEQFPFEPQAA; encoded by the coding sequence ATGTGCCGCTGGCTCGCCTATTCGGGCAATCCGCTTCAGCTCGAGACCGTGCTCTTCAACGCGAAGCATTCGCTGATCGACCAGAGCCTGCACGCCCGGCTCGGCCAGACCACCACCAACGGGGACGGCTTCGGGATCGGATGGTACGGGCATCCGACCGACATTCCGTTTCGCTATCGTTGCATTCAGCCGGCGTGGAGCGATCGCAACCTGCGCGAAGCCGCGCGCGCCATTCACGCGCCGCTGTTCGTCGCGCACATTCGCGCGGCGACCGGCACGCCGTCGCAGGAAACGAACTGTCATCCGTTCCGTTACGGCCGGTGGCTCTTCATGCACAACGGCCTCGTGCGCAATTTTCCGGCGTTGCGCCGCGATCTGATGGTGGCGGTTGCGCCCGAACTGTTCCCGTCGATCGAAGGATCGACCGATTCGGAAGTGCTGTTCTTCCTCGCGCTCACGTTCGGTCTGGCGCATGCGCCTGTCACCGCGCTCAAGCGGATGGTGGCCTTCGTTGAGGACACCGCCCGCCGCCATGGCGTGGCGGACCCGCTGAACATGACGGTCTGCGCAACCGACGGCGAGCAAATCGTGGCAGTCCGCTATTCGAGCGAAAGACAGTCGCGCTCGCTCTTTCACAACACGTCGTTCCGTCACTTGCACGAGTTGTATCCCGACGATCCGCGCATCGCGATGACCGGAGAGGACGCCTTCCTTGTCGTGTCCGAGCCGCTCGCCGATTTGCCCGGATGGTGGCAGGAGATTCCGGAGAGCACGGTGGTCGTCGCGCAGGGCGGCGAAGTCGAACAGTTTCCGTTCGAGCCGCAAGCAGCCTGA
- a CDS encoding AI-2E family transporter, whose protein sequence is MLTPVSERTLSRELLDVLIRAGLVAVLAVFCFRVFVPFLNLMVWALILAVTLYPLQVKLRGPLGGRNGVIASLIILVAFAVILVPTYLLGVAIANSMEHAMSIIRSGTLHIPPPADSVAAWPFVGRHVYDFWAQASTDITVLAQKFTPQLKQAGLAVLGTITGLGAGLVVFFLALIVAGIFMAHGEKGYQSAVLIASRISGPENGRQIADLSTATIRAVAQGVVGIAFIQMLLIGIAFIVVDIPGAGLLALGVLLLGIMQLPATFITLPVIVYVVLTEGFSAATIAFAIYVFIAGLADNVLKPLLLGRGVAVPMPVVLIGALGGMVTGGVIGLFIGPVMLAVAYKLFWRWVKDQPDRDAIVQSERV, encoded by the coding sequence ATGCTCACTCCAGTTTCCGAACGCACGCTATCGCGCGAGTTGCTCGATGTCTTGATTCGCGCAGGTCTCGTCGCCGTTCTCGCCGTCTTCTGCTTTCGCGTCTTCGTGCCATTCCTGAATCTCATGGTCTGGGCACTCATCCTGGCGGTCACGCTGTATCCGCTACAGGTCAAGCTTCGCGGTCCGCTCGGGGGCAGGAACGGAGTCATCGCGTCGCTCATCATCCTCGTCGCGTTCGCTGTGATTTTGGTGCCGACGTACCTGCTCGGCGTGGCAATAGCGAATTCGATGGAGCACGCGATGTCCATCATCAGGAGCGGCACGCTGCACATTCCGCCGCCGGCGGATTCGGTCGCCGCATGGCCGTTCGTAGGCCGTCACGTCTATGACTTCTGGGCGCAGGCGTCCACGGATATCACTGTCCTCGCGCAGAAGTTCACGCCCCAGTTGAAGCAGGCTGGCCTCGCCGTGCTCGGCACCATTACCGGTCTCGGCGCCGGGCTCGTCGTGTTCTTCCTGGCCTTGATCGTCGCCGGCATCTTCATGGCTCACGGCGAGAAAGGCTATCAGAGCGCAGTGTTGATCGCATCGCGGATCTCCGGGCCGGAGAACGGACGGCAGATCGCCGATCTGTCCACGGCGACCATTCGCGCCGTCGCGCAGGGCGTGGTCGGCATCGCGTTCATTCAGATGTTGTTGATCGGCATCGCGTTCATCGTAGTGGACATTCCCGGCGCCGGTCTGCTCGCGCTGGGCGTGCTGCTGCTCGGGATCATGCAGCTTCCCGCGACCTTCATCACGCTGCCGGTTATCGTCTATGTCGTGCTGACCGAGGGCTTCAGCGCGGCGACGATTGCTTTCGCGATTTATGTCTTCATAGCGGGGCTCGCCGATAACGTGCTCAAGCCCTTGCTGCTGGGCCGTGGCGTGGCGGTGCCCATGCCCGTGGTGCTGATCGGCGCGCTCGGCGGCATGGTCACGGGCGGCGTGATTGGACTCTTCATCGGCCCGGTCATGCTCGCGGTGGCCTATAAGCTTTTCTGGCGGTGGGTGAAGGATCAGCCTGACCGGGATGCCATCGTGCAGAGCGAGCGCGTCTAA
- a CDS encoding YSC84-related protein, with the protein MQRRILVTASSAVLALSCLALNGCTMNRNAGTEQAAGAADQRRSIDADVDSTIQRLYASVPGSRELVGKARGILVFPSVLQAGLVVGAEYGKGALRVGGHTVGYYSTTSGSFGLQAGAQSKALIFLFMTQEALDNFRNSKGWSAGADASVALLKMGANGKLDTTTATKPVNAIVLTNAGLMADASLQGTKISRLDE; encoded by the coding sequence ATGCAAAGACGAATTCTCGTGACGGCATCTTCCGCCGTCCTCGCGCTGAGTTGCCTCGCACTGAATGGCTGCACCATGAACAGAAACGCGGGCACCGAGCAAGCGGCGGGGGCCGCCGATCAGCGGCGCTCCATCGACGCCGATGTCGACAGCACCATCCAGCGGCTTTATGCGAGCGTTCCCGGTTCGCGGGAACTGGTCGGCAAGGCCCGCGGCATCCTCGTGTTTCCGTCGGTACTGCAGGCCGGCCTCGTGGTCGGCGCGGAATACGGCAAAGGCGCGCTTCGCGTAGGCGGCCACACGGTCGGCTACTACAGCACGACTTCCGGCTCGTTCGGCCTGCAGGCCGGCGCGCAGTCGAAGGCGCTCATCTTTCTCTTCATGACGCAAGAGGCGCTCGACAACTTCCGCAACTCCAAGGGCTGGTCAGCGGGAGCGGATGCATCGGTGGCGCTTCTCAAGATGGGCGCGAACGGCAAGCTCGATACGACCACCGCCACCAAGCCGGTCAATGCGATCGTATTGACGAACGCTGGCCTGATGGCGGATGCCTCGCTTCAGGGCACGAAAATAAGCCGACTGGACGAATAA
- a CDS encoding acetate/propionate family kinase — protein sequence MADVILVLNAGSSSIKFSAFDAQSPDLALVSRGQAEGLFGAPRFAAFDARGEQTGAHAWPDGSTLEHAQAITHIADFLRAHGEGHRLVGVGHRVVHGGAHFTEPVLIDANVIAELDALTPLAPLHQPHNLKPIRIIAERNPAMPQVACFDTAFHAAQPALAQAFALPASLTEKGVRRYGFHGLSYEYIASALPDLAPAAADGRTVVAHLGNGASLCAMSAGKSVASTMGFTALDGLMMGTRCGNLDPGVILYLLDEMNMSAREIEDLLYRRSGLLGVSGVSGDMRALLASSDARARFAIDLYVYRIAREIGSMSAALHGLDALVFTAGIGEHAAEIRRRVCDEARWWGIELDTDANARGQTRISTATSKVGAWVIPTNEELMIARHARSVMDRASR from the coding sequence ATGGCCGACGTCATTCTGGTTCTGAACGCGGGTTCATCGAGCATCAAGTTCAGCGCATTCGACGCGCAAAGCCCCGATCTAGCGCTCGTTTCGCGCGGGCAGGCGGAAGGGCTCTTCGGCGCGCCGCGCTTCGCCGCGTTCGACGCGCGCGGCGAGCAGACCGGCGCGCATGCGTGGCCGGACGGCTCGACGCTCGAACACGCGCAAGCCATTACGCATATCGCCGACTTTCTGCGCGCGCATGGCGAAGGGCATCGCCTTGTGGGAGTGGGGCATCGCGTCGTGCATGGCGGCGCGCATTTCACGGAGCCGGTGCTGATCGACGCGAATGTGATCGCCGAACTCGACGCCCTCACGCCACTCGCGCCGCTGCATCAGCCGCACAACCTGAAGCCGATACGAATCATCGCGGAGCGCAATCCGGCCATGCCGCAAGTCGCGTGCTTCGACACGGCGTTTCACGCGGCACAGCCCGCGCTGGCGCAGGCATTTGCGCTGCCGGCATCGCTCACTGAGAAGGGCGTGCGGCGCTATGGATTTCATGGTCTTTCGTACGAGTACATTGCAAGCGCGCTGCCGGACCTCGCGCCCGCGGCAGCAGACGGGCGCACCGTGGTCGCGCATCTGGGCAACGGCGCGAGCCTATGCGCGATGTCGGCGGGCAAGAGCGTAGCCAGCACGATGGGATTCACGGCGCTGGATGGCCTGATGATGGGCACGCGCTGCGGCAACCTCGATCCCGGCGTGATCCTGTATCTGCTAGACGAGATGAACATGAGCGCGCGCGAGATCGAGGACCTGCTGTATCGCCGCTCGGGGCTGCTCGGCGTGTCCGGCGTATCGGGCGACATGCGCGCGCTTCTGGCAAGCAGCGACGCACGCGCGCGCTTTGCCATCGACCTGTATGTGTACCGGATCGCCCGCGAGATCGGTTCGATGAGCGCGGCGCTGCACGGCCTGGACGCTCTCGTGTTCACCGCAGGCATCGGCGAACATGCTGCCGAAATACGGCGGCGCGTGTGCGATGAAGCGCGATGGTGGGGCATCGAACTCGATACAGATGCGAACGCGCGCGGTCAAACGCGCATCAGCACGGCGACGAGCAAAGTCGGCGCGTGGGTGATTCCGACGAACGAAGAACTGATGATCGCGCGTCACGCGCGCAGCGTGATGGATCGCGCATCCCGTTGA
- a CDS encoding phosphate acetyltransferase: MEHTHEKYQRLIEISTTLPPLATAVVHPCDRTSLEGAVKAAEMGLIAPQLFGPSDRIHEIAGECGLDISRYPLVDAPHSHAAAQLAVDSVREARVEALMKGSLHTDEVMAAVVKREGGLRTARRVSHCFIMDVPGHQNALIISDAAINIAPTLADKVDIVQNAIDLGHALRLEEVRVAILSAMETVNPKVPSTIEAAALCKMVDRHQITGALVDGPLALDNAIDLEAAHTKKIDSPVAGRANVLIVPDLEAGNMLAKSLSFLAGADAAGIVLGARVPIILTSRADSLQSRLASCAIASLVAAKRREELHVTG, translated from the coding sequence ATGGAGCATACGCATGAGAAGTATCAACGGCTGATCGAGATTTCCACGACGCTGCCGCCGCTTGCCACTGCGGTCGTGCATCCGTGCGACCGGACTTCGCTCGAAGGCGCGGTGAAGGCTGCCGAGATGGGGCTGATCGCGCCGCAACTGTTCGGGCCGAGCGACCGGATCCACGAGATAGCCGGCGAGTGCGGGCTCGACATCTCGCGCTATCCGCTAGTCGACGCGCCGCACAGCCACGCGGCCGCGCAACTGGCGGTGGACAGCGTACGCGAAGCGCGCGTCGAAGCGCTCATGAAAGGCAGCCTGCACACCGACGAGGTCATGGCGGCGGTCGTGAAGCGCGAAGGTGGCCTGCGCACCGCGCGGCGCGTGAGCCACTGCTTCATCATGGACGTACCGGGGCATCAGAACGCGCTCATCATCAGCGATGCGGCGATCAACATTGCGCCGACGCTCGCGGATAAAGTCGACATCGTGCAGAACGCGATCGATCTTGGCCATGCATTGCGCCTCGAGGAAGTGCGCGTGGCGATTCTCTCGGCGATGGAAACGGTGAACCCGAAAGTGCCGTCCACGATCGAAGCGGCGGCGCTCTGCAAGATGGTGGACCGGCATCAGATCACGGGTGCGCTCGTCGACGGGCCGCTCGCGCTGGACAATGCCATCGATCTGGAAGCCGCGCACACGAAGAAGATCGACTCGCCGGTCGCGGGGCGCGCGAACGTGCTCATCGTGCCGGACCTCGAAGCGGGCAACATGCTCGCGAAAAGCCTGTCGTTTCTCGCGGGCGCGGATGCCGCGGGCATCGTGCTCGGGGCGCGCGTGCCGATCATCCTGACGAGTCGCGCCGATTCGCTGCAATCGCGGCTGGCCTCGTGCGCGATCGCCTCGCTGGTCGCGGCCAAGCGCCGCGAAGAACTGCACGTGACGGGGTGA
- a CDS encoding SulP family inorganic anion transporter encodes MPERASAARATRAGMMPEWLSRYDKQWAHADVIAGATAAAVVIPKALAYATIAGLPVQVGLYTACVPMLIYALTGASRVLSVSTTTTLAILAGDTLGMMTKAGDPQMLATLNATLTALVGGMLVAAAVLRMGFVADFISEPVLVGFKAGVAIVIVVDQLPKLFGIHFPKESFFHSVASLIGNLPHASPATTALAFISIAALVALERFAPHAPAPLIVVAAAIAAVAVFGLRSHGVETVGVVPAGLPSWVKPDPALALALWPHALGIALMSFTESIAAGRAFARNDEPPPNANRELFATGIANVGSALFGGMVSGGGTSQTAVNRQAGARTQCAQIVTALIALAVMLIFAPLMALMPHATLAAVVVYYSIGLFSVAEFRAILRVRKTEFVWALTACVGVVLVGTLAGIVVAIVVSLLMLAHQVSNPPLYVLKRIPGTNVFRPASVRHPDDEAFPGMLLLRPEGRIFFVNAQRVADKIRPIVQDADAHIVVLDLSRVFDLEYTALKMLAEAEQRLSANGTVLWLAGLNPSVLDSVRRSPLGESLGEARMFYNLEHVVARYRDTVATSEAR; translated from the coding sequence ATGCCGGAACGCGCATCCGCCGCTCGCGCCACCCGCGCCGGGATGATGCCCGAGTGGCTGTCGCGCTACGACAAGCAGTGGGCGCATGCCGACGTGATCGCGGGCGCGACGGCTGCGGCTGTCGTCATTCCGAAGGCGCTCGCTTACGCGACGATCGCAGGCTTGCCCGTGCAGGTGGGCCTCTACACAGCGTGCGTACCGATGCTTATCTACGCGCTCACGGGCGCGTCGCGCGTGCTGAGCGTCAGCACCACCACCACGCTTGCCATTCTTGCGGGCGATACGCTCGGCATGATGACCAAGGCCGGCGATCCGCAGATGCTCGCGACCCTGAACGCCACGCTGACCGCTCTCGTCGGCGGCATGCTCGTGGCGGCGGCCGTGTTGCGAATGGGCTTCGTCGCGGACTTCATCTCCGAGCCGGTGCTCGTGGGATTCAAGGCGGGCGTGGCCATCGTGATCGTCGTGGATCAGTTGCCGAAGCTATTCGGGATTCATTTCCCGAAGGAATCGTTCTTTCACAGCGTGGCGTCGTTGATCGGCAACCTGCCGCACGCGTCGCCGGCCACGACGGCGCTCGCGTTCATCAGCATCGCCGCCTTGGTCGCGCTGGAGCGATTCGCGCCGCACGCGCCTGCGCCGCTCATCGTGGTAGCGGCGGCGATCGCGGCCGTTGCCGTCTTCGGCTTGCGCTCGCATGGCGTCGAGACGGTGGGCGTGGTTCCCGCAGGACTGCCCTCGTGGGTGAAGCCGGACCCGGCGCTTGCGCTCGCGCTCTGGCCGCACGCACTGGGCATTGCGCTGATGAGCTTCACCGAAAGCATCGCGGCGGGCCGCGCGTTCGCACGCAACGACGAGCCGCCGCCCAACGCCAACCGCGAACTCTTCGCGACAGGTATCGCGAATGTCGGAAGCGCGCTCTTCGGAGGCATGGTGTCCGGCGGCGGCACGAGCCAGACCGCCGTCAACCGCCAAGCCGGCGCGCGTACCCAATGCGCGCAGATCGTCACGGCACTCATCGCGCTCGCCGTCATGCTGATATTCGCGCCGCTAATGGCGTTGATGCCGCACGCAACGCTTGCCGCAGTCGTCGTGTATTACTCAATCGGCCTCTTCAGCGTGGCCGAATTCCGCGCGATCCTGAGAGTGCGCAAGACCGAGTTCGTCTGGGCGCTTACTGCATGCGTGGGCGTCGTGTTGGTGGGAACGCTCGCGGGCATTGTCGTCGCCATCGTGGTCTCGCTGCTGATGCTCGCGCATCAGGTGTCGAATCCGCCGCTGTACGTGCTCAAGCGCATACCCGGCACCAACGTATTCCGGCCGGCATCGGTGCGACATCCCGACGACGAAGCGTTTCCCGGCATGCTCCTGCTGCGTCCCGAAGGACGAATCTTCTTCGTCAACGCGCAGCGCGTGGCCGACAAAATTCGTCCAATCGTTCAGGATGCCGATGCACATATCGTCGTGCTGGACCTGAGCCGTGTTTTCGACCTCGAATACACCGCGCTCAAGATGCTCGCGGAAGCCGAACAACGCCTGAGTGCAAACGGCACCGTGCTATGGCTCGCGGGCTTGAATCCGAGCGTGCTCGACAGCGTGCGCCGTTCGCCGCTCGGCGAGTCGTTAGGCGAGGCGCGCATGTTCTACAACCTGGAGCATGTGGTCGCCAGATATCGCGACACCGTTGCAACGAGCGAGGCGCGTTGA
- the ppk2 gene encoding polyphosphate kinase 2 produces MEDKVAGESEGARSGNRLSGKQYEKELARLHVELVRLQQWTVHTGAKICVVFEGRDGAGKGGTIKALTERVSPRIFRVIALPAPTEREKTQMYFQRYIPHLPAAGEIALFDRSWYNRAGVERVMGFCTPEQVQTFLKGVPLVERAIIDSGVILLKYWLEVSEEEQTRRLEARIHDERKIWKLSPMDLRSYSRWYDYSRARDDMFAATDTDDAPWYVVRSDDKRRARLNLISHLLENIPYTVLPREKVKLPKRQKPEGYRESDHPLRYVPERF; encoded by the coding sequence ATGGAAGACAAGGTTGCCGGGGAATCGGAAGGCGCGCGCTCGGGAAATCGTCTGAGCGGAAAGCAGTATGAGAAGGAACTGGCGCGCCTGCATGTGGAACTCGTGAGGCTACAGCAGTGGACCGTGCATACCGGCGCGAAAATCTGCGTGGTGTTCGAGGGACGCGACGGCGCGGGCAAGGGCGGTACCATCAAGGCACTCACGGAGCGCGTGAGTCCGCGTATCTTTCGCGTGATCGCGCTGCCGGCGCCCACGGAGCGCGAGAAAACGCAGATGTACTTTCAGCGCTATATCCCGCACCTTCCCGCTGCAGGCGAAATCGCGCTATTCGACCGAAGTTGGTACAACCGCGCGGGGGTGGAGCGCGTGATGGGGTTCTGCACGCCCGAGCAAGTGCAGACCTTCCTAAAGGGCGTGCCGCTCGTCGAGCGCGCGATCATCGACTCCGGAGTGATCCTGCTGAAGTACTGGCTCGAAGTGAGCGAAGAAGAGCAGACCCGCCGCCTCGAAGCGCGCATCCACGATGAGCGCAAGATCTGGAAGCTCTCGCCGATGGACCTGCGCTCCTATAGCCGCTGGTACGACTACTCGCGTGCGCGCGACGACATGTTCGCCGCGACGGACACCGACGATGCACCGTGGTACGTCGTGCGTTCGGACGACAAGCGGCGCGCGAGGCTCAATCTCATCAGTCACCTGCTCGAGAACATCCCTTACACCGTGCTTCCCCGCGAAAAGGTGAAGCTGCCGAAAAGGCAGAAGCCGGAGGGCTACCGCGAGAGCGATCATCCGCTGAGGTACGTGCCCGAGCGGTTCTGA
- a CDS encoding RNA-binding protein codes for MSDLWLGNVEPNTTDDEIREFLCKYGFPAFDAIERVPGTGERPAAVVSFHSLEPHMLRTLQPRVHNMFWKDRTLVVQVMPERNET; via the coding sequence ATGAGTGATCTCTGGCTAGGCAATGTCGAACCGAACACGACGGACGATGAGATCCGCGAATTTCTCTGCAAGTACGGGTTTCCTGCGTTCGACGCGATAGAACGCGTTCCCGGCACCGGCGAACGTCCCGCCGCGGTCGTGAGCTTCCACTCGCTCGAGCCGCACATGCTGCGCACGCTGCAGCCGCGCGTCCACAACATGTTCTGGAAGGACCGCACGCTCGTGGTGCAGGTCATGCCCGAGCGCAATGAAACGTGA
- a CDS encoding DUF2964 family protein, with product MRRIELRSVCAAIGVFIWLFGLYATIHGLLYDTTSEFRYGMFALAIGIVIFVSALNPLAQRKSKARDERG from the coding sequence ATGAGACGAATCGAGCTTCGAAGCGTGTGTGCCGCAATCGGCGTTTTCATCTGGTTGTTCGGGCTGTATGCCACGATTCACGGTCTTCTGTATGACACCACGTCCGAATTTCGCTATGGCATGTTCGCGCTCGCCATAGGCATCGTCATATTCGTGAGCGCGCTCAATCCGCTCGCGCAGCGCAAATCTAAGGCGCGGGACGAACGCGGTTAA
- a CDS encoding RT0821/Lpp0805 family surface protein, which translates to MIGISRGLAYTVAKCSVAATLAMSCACAFANNLNFLRDTPISYMKPADRQALNRAAQHALDTQKDGQSVPWNNEGTGNPVHIEGTVTPRDTTQSGGETCRSVTLVAVAKGQTQRWTPVACKKASGEWRIKKR; encoded by the coding sequence ATGATCGGGATTTCGCGCGGTCTCGCATACACGGTCGCCAAATGCAGCGTCGCGGCGACGCTCGCGATGTCGTGCGCGTGCGCGTTCGCCAACAATCTGAACTTCCTGCGCGACACGCCGATCAGCTATATGAAGCCCGCTGACCGCCAGGCGCTCAACCGCGCGGCCCAGCATGCGCTCGACACGCAGAAGGACGGGCAGTCGGTTCCCTGGAACAATGAAGGCACGGGCAATCCGGTTCATATCGAAGGCACCGTCACGCCGCGCGACACCACGCAAAGCGGCGGCGAAACGTGCCGCAGCGTGACGCTCGTTGCCGTCGCGAAAGGGCAGACGCAGCGCTGGACGCCGGTCGCCTGCAAGAAGGCGAGCGGCGAATGGCGCATCAAGAAGCGGTGA
- a CDS encoding glycine zipper family protein, with protein MNATCWRALAAIVIASLALDALAQSKPIAYPSKGQSAQQQQKDDGACYSWAKSNTGIDPATASTAPPPQSGPAVGGGERVAGAARGAAGGAVIGAITGDAGKGAAIGATAGTMAGGVRARQNRRAQQANAQAQSQGAMDTYNRAWAACMQGRGYSIQ; from the coding sequence ATGAATGCAACGTGCTGGCGCGCGCTCGCCGCCATTGTGATCGCCTCGCTCGCCCTGGATGCTCTTGCGCAAAGCAAGCCAATCGCGTATCCGTCGAAAGGACAAAGCGCGCAGCAGCAACAGAAGGATGACGGCGCGTGCTACAGCTGGGCGAAGAGCAACACGGGTATCGATCCGGCGACCGCATCGACGGCGCCGCCGCCCCAATCGGGCCCGGCTGTAGGCGGCGGCGAGCGCGTGGCCGGCGCGGCGCGCGGCGCGGCCGGCGGCGCGGTGATCGGCGCGATCACGGGGGATGCCGGCAAGGGCGCGGCCATCGGCGCGACCGCCGGCACCATGGCGGGCGGCGTGAGGGCCCGTCAGAACCGGCGCGCGCAGCAGGCCAACGCGCAAGCGCAGAGCCAGGGCGCCATGGACACGTATAACCGCGCGTGGGCCGCGTGCATGCAGGGACGCGGCTATTCCATCCAGTAG